A genomic region of Candidatus Effluviviaceae Genus I sp. contains the following coding sequences:
- a CDS encoding 4'-phosphopantetheinyl transferase superfamily protein, with product MIVGVGIDIVDLGEFRTRLSEALVRELFLPDEAAYASSRARPWESYAARFAAKEAAMKALGAGLSQGVAWTDIEVVREATGELGLRLAGRALDVARAKGVTRSWVSVAHSAATATAVVVLEA from the coding sequence GTGATCGTCGGCGTCGGCATTGACATCGTGGACCTCGGCGAGTTCCGGACACGGCTGTCGGAGGCCCTCGTCCGGGAGCTCTTCCTGCCTGACGAGGCGGCCTACGCCTCGTCGCGCGCCCGGCCGTGGGAGAGCTACGCGGCGCGATTCGCGGCGAAGGAAGCGGCCATGAAGGCGCTCGGCGCGGGGCTCTCGCAGGGCGTCGCGTGGACCGACATCGAGGTCGTGAGGGAGGCGACGGGCGAGCTCGGCCTGCGGCTCGCGGGCCGAGCGCTCGACGTCGCGCGTGCGAAGGGCGTCACGCGAAGCTGGGTGTCGGTCGCGCACTCGGCCGCGACGGCGACCGCGGTCGTCGTGCTCGAGGCGTAG